In the genome of Tripterygium wilfordii isolate XIE 37 chromosome 19, ASM1340144v1, whole genome shotgun sequence, one region contains:
- the LOC119985544 gene encoding uncharacterized protein LOC119985544 — MHDDEYDNEWELNRKRNDDFILIASVTAATIYHRRRRAAYFDKMSCRTNKLQGANGNYVQIPKMVGMFLFTLGHCARNRLVQECFQYYGETVTRMFHKVLYSVYLLSLDIIKPRENRFDEVPVKIRGDPKYSPFKNCVGAINGTHIPAVIPKPDRGRFIGRKGTMTQNVMAACDFDMLYIFVSAGWEGSTHDVRVFQYAISTPKLRFPMPPRGKYYLVDAGYPNRTGFLAPYKGGRYHLSQFENGHRATSPREVYNHTHSSLRSVIERIFGVTKNRFPILRKMSSYPYETHVQIVIACMTLHNFILLRVTNDEEFTETDEGASSSSQEPTTENVVIGVDDLRDDRTMSSVRDKITDKLVRRRQR; from the exons ATGCACGATGATGAGTATGACAATGAATGGGAATTGAACCGTAAAAGGAATGATGATTTTATACTCATAGCGTCTGTAACTGCAGCTACAATTTATCATCGAAGAAGACGGGCTGCCTATTTTGATAAGATGTCGTGCAGGACAAATAAATTACAGGGTGCGAATGG TAACTACGTTCAAATACCGAAAATGGTTGGGATGTTCCTTTTCACACTGGGGCATTGTGCAAGGAATAGATTGGTGCAAGAATGTTTTCAGTATTATGGTGAAACAGTTACTAGGATGTTCCATAAGGTATTGTATAGTGTGTACTTGTTATCATTGGACATCATTAAACCGAGGGAGAACCGGTTTGACGAAGTTCCAGTTAAGATTAGGGGTGACCCAAAATATAGCCCATTTAAAAATTGTGTTGGTGCCATCAATGGAACACATATCCCAGCTGTGATTCCTAAACCTGACAGAGGTCGATTCATTGGGAGGAAAGGCACAATGACACAGAATGTAATGGCAGCGTGTGACTTTGATATGCTGTACATATTTGTGTCGGCTGGATGGGAGGGATCAACACATGATGTACGTGTGTTCCAGTATGCAATTTCAACACCGAAATTACGATTTCCAATGCCACCTCGAG GAAAGTATTATCTAGTTGATGCAGGGTATCCTAATAGGACCGGTTTTCTTGCACCCTATAAAGGTGGGAGGTATCATTTATCTCAGTTTGAAAATGGTCACCGAGCAACAAGTCCTCGTGAGGTGTACAATCACACACACTCGTCACTCCGAAGTGTAATTGAAAGAATTTTTGGGGTTACAAAAAATAGGTTTCCTATATTGAGGAAGATGTCATCTTACCCCTATGAAACCCATGTTCAAATTGTAATTGCGTGCATGACACTTCACAACTTCATTCTATTGAGGGTGACGAATGACGAAGAATTTACAGAAACGGATGAAGGGGCAAGTAGTTCATCTCAAGAACCAACTACTGAAAATGTTGTTATTGGTGTTGATGATTTGCGCGATGACAGGACCATGTCCTCTGTTCGAGATAAGATTACAGATAAACTTGTACGTAGGAGGCAGAGGTAG